The Poseidonibacter lekithochrous region TTAGTTTTTCTTCTCTATTTTTAACTTTTTCTTGGTAACTACTTATTGTTTGATTTATTTTTCTAGATATTTCAACTGCAATATAGGACATAAGCATTATTAAAAATAAAGAGATAATTGTCGTGATTTTTATATATTCAAAAATTGTATTTTTTAAATCTGTTTTTCTTTCAGATATAACTTTTTGAAGATCATCAAAATATACCCCTGCTCCAATAACCCAATTCCATTCTTTGTACAACTTTACATATGTTAATTTTTTTATCTTTTTTATTTGTTCTGGCTTATTCCAATAATACTCAACAAAAGCACCATCTTTATTTTTTATAGCCTCTTTAACAAATCTTTGTACAAAATAATCACCCTTTCCATCTAGTAATAAAGTATCATCTTTTCCAATATTATCTTTTCTATATGGATGAGATAAAAGAATATTTGTATTTTTATAAATCCAAAAATAGTTATTATCACCAAATCTTAAATATTCACTCCATCTTGCAATAGTCTCTTTCAAATTATCTATATCATCGTAAATATCACGTTTTATAGCAATGATAAGATTTTCTTTTTCATAAAATTTATAATAAAAAAGATTAGTTTCTTCTCTAATAATATAAAGCACCTTTTTCTTTTTAATCTCTTCTTTTAGAGATTCAATATCTTCTTTATAAAAAAATACATCTTCATTTTTTATAAAGAAGTTTTCCTTCTCTTTATAGATTATAAAATCACTATTTTTATTTGAATATTGATTTATAATTTCTAAGTACTCTTTTGAGTTTGGAGTTTTTTCTTCTACTGTTTTATAAAAAGTCTCCATTTGTGTATTTAGATTCTTTTTTATATTATCAAGAGTGATTTTTTTGTGGTACTGAATATAGTCATATATATACCCGATCTCTTTTTCTAAAATTACTTTTTGGTTTTTAATATAGTTTTTTTCAACTTTTTTTACTTCTTCGTCTAAATAATCTTTTTGTATTGTAATAAGAGAATATAAAATCATACTAGATAGTGCTATGATCGTTAGTATTGGTGCAAATATTATAAGTTTTGGTATATTTTTCTCACTAAACATTACTATATTCCTATTACTTTACTTTACTACCCTATCAAATATACTAACATATCTAAGCTTATTTATAATCAATAAATTAAACACACTTTGAACACATATAAGGAAGTTAAACTTACCAATAACAAATAAAATTATAGAAAAAGGTAAATTATGAATAAAATAGAAAAAAGACTAAAAGACCTTAATATAGTGCTTCCAAAAGCAAAAGAAGGTGTTGGAGCATATAAATCTTGGGCAATTTTTTCAGATAATATAGTTTGTACATCAGGACAACTTCCTTGGGAAAATGATGTTTTAGCATACACAGGTAAACTAGGAAAAGATGTAGATGTAGAAACAGGATATGATTGTGCAAGACTATGTACTATTCATGCCATAGCTCAATTAAAAGAAGCTACAGGTGGTGATTTAAGTAAAGTAAAACAAATCATTAGAGTTGAGGGAAATATACAAACTACAGCAAACTTTTATAATCATGCAGAAGTCCTAAATGGTGCAAGTGAACTATTAAATGACGTATTTGGAGATATTGGCATTCATACAAGAACAGCACAAGGAATGAGTTCGTCACCTCTTAATTCACCAACTTTGATTTATCTTTTTGCAGAAATTGAAAAGTAATTCTATAAAAATTACATATATACACTAATAATAAATTACAGTGTTTCTATTTTATTAATAGAAACACTTCATCTAAAATAAGTACTCACTATAAAAATACTCTTCTAAACATTACTATTATTCTATTACTTTATTTTATTTCAGTATTGGATATACTGTTATTATAAGCATATTTACAATCAATTAATAAAACACACTCTGAACACATATAAGAAAGTTAAACTTTGACAGAACAAAAAAAGGAGTAGAAAATGAAAAAAATAGTATTACCAATACTTGCAGGATTAGTACTTGCATCAAGTGCTATTGCAGCACCAGAGAAACTAAGAGTAGTAGGTTCATGGGGACATCTAACTATGTTTAGTGAGTTTGAAAAGCCTTATTGGAAAAAAGAATTTAAAAAAAGTTTTCCAAACACATCAACAAGAGTTACTTCTCTTGGGCAAGTAAAACTAAAAGGTTCAGCAGTTTATAGACAACTTGCAAAAGGTAGTTTTGATGTAGTATCTACAGTTGGAGGATATGTTGTATCAGATTCTCAAACACTTGCAGGTCTTGATTTACCAGCAATTGCACCAGATATTCAAACAGCCAAGAAGATTGTAAACGCATACAAACCAACACTAGCAAAAGCATTAGCAAAAGACTTTAATGCAATTCTTTTAGGAGTAACACCTTATCCCGCTCAAATTTTATTTTGTAATGAAAAAATTGATTCATTATCTGATTTAAAAGGGAAAAAAGTAAGAGCAGGAAGTTGGACAACAGCTGAATATCTTGATGGATTAGGAGCAACAGGAGTTACTCCACCTTTTAGTGAAATTGCATCTGCCTTACAAAGAGGTGTATTAGATTGTGCAATTGGTGGTGGATTATCAGGATATTCATCAGGATGGGGAAATATTTCTAAATACTTATATCCTATACCTGTTGGTGGTTGGGCATATGTTTTAACAGCAATGAATATGGAAACTTGGAATAAGTTCTCAAAAGAAGAACAAGAAAAACTAATTAGTTCTTACAATACAAATGTAATTGAACCAGTTTGGGCTAAATCAGATTTCGAGTCAATTGAAGGTGTTAAATGTTTAACAGGACAAGATTGTTCTTACGGAAAGTCATACAACATGAACTTAGTCCAATTTAAAGAAAAAGATATTGCTATTTCTAAAAAAATACTAGAAGAAAGAGTTCTTCCAAAATGGTCTCAAAAAGTATCTTCTGAGGTTGTAAATGAGTGGAATAACTCAGTTGGAAAAGTAGTTAATTTAAAAGCCGAAAAGGAATAGGAAATGAAAAGAATCACTTTAATAATTATTGCGGCGCTACTTTGTACTTCAAGTATAATTGCGGCTCCTTCAAAAATGAGAGTTGTAGGACAATTCAGTAGTTTAGTTATGTACACTGAATTTGAAAAACCCTATTGGAAAAAAACTTTTGTAAAAGATTTTCCTAATACAAAGGTAAGACTTTCTTCTGTTAGTCAAATGAAATTAAAAGGAGCAGCACCATATAGACAATTATCAAAAGGTGGATTTGATGTTGTTTCTATTATAGGTGGATATGTAGTATCTGATTCTCAAACAGTTGCAGGTTTAGATTTACCTGCAATAGCACCAGATATTCAAACTGCAAAAAAGATTGTTGATGCATATAAACCAACTTTAGAAAAAGCTATTAAAAAAGATTTTAATGCAAAACTTTTAGGAGTTATGCCTTATCCTGCACAAATATTATTTTGTAATGAAAAAATAGATTCATTAGCAGATTTAAAAGGGAAAAAAGTAAGAGCAGGAAGTTGGACTACGGCGGAGTTCTTAGATGGATTAGGAGCTACTGGTGTTACAATGCAATATGGTGAGATATCTCAATCTTTACAAAGAGGTATTTTAGATTGTGCAATTGCAGGTGGGATTCCTGGATATACAGCCGCTTGGGGTGATATTTCAAAATACTTATATCCAATTCCAGTTGGTGGATGGGCATATGTTATAAGTGCTATGAATATGGAAACTTGGAATAAATTCTCAAAAGAAGAACAAAATAAGTTAATGAAATCATATAATCAAAATGTTATAGAACCAGTATGGAAGAAATCTGATTTTGAATCAATTGAAGCCGTTAATTGTTTAACAGGAAAAGGTTGTTCATATGGAAGACTTTATGATATGAATCTTGTAAAAGTTAAAGAAAAAGATTTAATTCTTTCTAAAAAAATATTAGAAGAAAGAGTTCTTCCAAAATGGGCAGAAAAAGTATCTGCTGAAGTTGTAACTGAGTGGAATAACTCAGTAGGAAAAGTAGTAAATCTAGAAGCAAAGGAATAAACATGACAAAGAGTTTAAAACACAGCTCTAAGTATATTGTTTATGCCTCTGGAGTTTTATTGTTTTTTTGTGCATTTTTAACAGCCATTGAAGTAATTTTACGAAAGTTCTTCCTCTTCTCTCTTGGAGGAGTGGATGAAATTTCTTCATATGTTTTAGCAATAACTGTTTCATGGTCAATTGCATATGTACTTTTTGAAAAAATGCATATTAGGATAGATATTTTCTATCACATGATATCAAAAAAGTTTCAAAATTATTTGGATCTTTTATCAATGTTAATGAACTTTATATTTATTGCAATAATCACATATTATGCTTTTGATGTATTTTTAAGTTCATGGGAGAAAAACTCTCTTGCAAATACACCATTGGGAACACCCTTATGGATTCCTCAATTGTTGTGGTTTGCAGGGTTTACTTTCTTTTTAATAGTTATTTTTGTTTTACTATATAAAAGTATTCAAAATATCTACTCAAAAGAAAAAAATGATTATTCAGATATAAAAAAGGAGATTGAATGTTAGCAGTTATATTATCATTTCTAATACTATTATCTTTTTTAATTTTGTCTGTACCTGTTGCATCATCAATTGCAGGTGTAGCTATTATAATAGGTACATTTTTCTCAGATTATCCAATATTTAGTTCAATTGGAGAATTAACATGGAGTACAAGTACTGAATATATACTTTTATCTATTCCATTTTTTGTTCTTCTAGGAGAATTATTATTACATTCAGGAATGGCTAGAAAAATATATTTTGCAATTAATGTATGGTTATCATGGCTTCCTGGCGGATTGATGCATTCAAATGTTGCCGCATCAACGTTTTTTTCTTCAATATCAGGATCTTCCGTTGCAACAGCAGCAACAATAACAACTGTTGCCATGCCTCAAGGGAAAAAATATGGTTATGAAGAAGGCTTATTTGCTGGATCAATTGCCGCAGGGGGAACACTAGGAATACTAATTCCACCTTCTTTAAACTTGATTATTTATGGTTTTTTAACAAACACCTCAATTCCTGCTTTATTTATGGCAGGTTTACTTCCGGGAATTGTTTTAGCCTTATTATTTATGTTTTATATTTTTATTCATGATAAATATAGAAATAGTGCAAAAAAAGAAGTAGAGAAATATACATGGAAACAAAAATTTAGTGAACTAAAAAACTTTGTACCAACATTATCTTTATTTGCATTAGTAATGGGAACTATTTATACAGGATTAGCAACACCTACAGAAAGTGCTGCAATTGGAGTTCTGGGAGCATTAGCAATTATTTATTTCTCAAAACTTCTAACAAAAGAAGTACTTATTAAATCAATTGAAGGAACAATGAAAACAACAGGAATGATAATGTTAATTATACTTGCTGCTAATTTTCTGAATTATGTTTTAATCTCAATAGGATTAATAGATGAAATTGAATATTTTCTTGAAGATTTAAATATCTCAAAATATATGCTTCTATTTGTAATTACTATAATTTTTATTGTTTTAGGATTATTTATTGAAACTTTATCTCTTATGGTAATTACT contains the following coding sequences:
- a CDS encoding cache domain-containing protein, with amino-acid sequence MFSEKNIPKLIIFAPILTIIALSSMILYSLITIQKDYLDEEVKKVEKNYIKNQKVILEKEIGYIYDYIQYHKKITLDNIKKNLNTQMETFYKTVEEKTPNSKEYLEIINQYSNKNSDFIIYKEKENFFIKNEDVFFYKEDIESLKEEIKKKKVLYIIREETNLFYYKFYEKENLIIAIKRDIYDDIDNLKETIARWSEYLRFGDNNYFWIYKNTNILLSHPYRKDNIGKDDTLLLDGKGDYFVQRFVKEAIKNKDGAFVEYYWNKPEQIKKIKKLTYVKLYKEWNWVIGAGVYFDDLQKVISERKTDLKNTIFEYIKITTIISLFLIMLMSYIAVEISRKINQTISSYQEKVKNREEKLKDLNKNLNNKVEFAIKEAKAKDRAMLHQSRLARMGTLINMISHQWRQPLSQLSGIIMELETSIEFKKAKKKYILTSLSDATSIIEHMSFTIEDFKNFFRPEKKKEEFLISKACEDAKALIKDTFTNENIKLNTHVIKDKKIKGYKREYSQVILNLLINAKDELISKEIKDKKIEFIIDVKKDKSVVFVKDNAGGIKIDNIEMIFEPYFSTKKTQGTGLGLYMSKMIIEKHMEGSLSVNNDKNGAIFKIEV
- a CDS encoding TRAP transporter small permease subunit, which codes for MTKSLKHSSKYIVYASGVLLFFCAFLTAIEVILRKFFLFSLGGVDEISSYVLAITVSWSIAYVLFEKMHIRIDIFYHMISKKFQNYLDLLSMLMNFIFIAIITYYAFDVFLSSWEKNSLANTPLGTPLWIPQLLWFAGFTFFLIVIFVLLYKSIQNIYSKEKNDYSDIKKEIEC
- a CDS encoding TRAP transporter large permease; the encoded protein is MLAVILSFLILLSFLILSVPVASSIAGVAIIIGTFFSDYPIFSSIGELTWSTSTEYILLSIPFFVLLGELLLHSGMARKIYFAINVWLSWLPGGLMHSNVAASTFFSSISGSSVATAATITTVAMPQGKKYGYEEGLFAGSIAAGGTLGILIPPSLNLIIYGFLTNTSIPALFMAGLLPGIVLALLFMFYIFIHDKYRNSAKKEVEKYTWKQKFSELKNFVPTLSLFALVMGTIYTGLATPTESAAIGVLGALAIIYFSKLLTKEVLIKSIEGTMKTTGMIMLIILAANFLNYVLISIGLIDEIEYFLEDLNISKYMLLFVITIIFIVLGLFIETLSLMVITIPIVAPIAISMGFDGVWLGIYLIILIEMALITPPVGLNLYVVQSIRKSGSVVEVMKGCIPFVLIMCLMAFLLVLFPQIALYLVQFV
- a CDS encoding TRAP transporter substrate-binding protein — its product is MKRITLIIIAALLCTSSIIAAPSKMRVVGQFSSLVMYTEFEKPYWKKTFVKDFPNTKVRLSSVSQMKLKGAAPYRQLSKGGFDVVSIIGGYVVSDSQTVAGLDLPAIAPDIQTAKKIVDAYKPTLEKAIKKDFNAKLLGVMPYPAQILFCNEKIDSLADLKGKKVRAGSWTTAEFLDGLGATGVTMQYGEISQSLQRGILDCAIAGGIPGYTAAWGDISKYLYPIPVGGWAYVISAMNMETWNKFSKEEQNKLMKSYNQNVIEPVWKKSDFESIEAVNCLTGKGCSYGRLYDMNLVKVKEKDLILSKKILEERVLPKWAEKVSAEVVTEWNNSVGKVVNLEAKE
- a CDS encoding TRAP transporter substrate-binding protein, which encodes MKKIVLPILAGLVLASSAIAAPEKLRVVGSWGHLTMFSEFEKPYWKKEFKKSFPNTSTRVTSLGQVKLKGSAVYRQLAKGSFDVVSTVGGYVVSDSQTLAGLDLPAIAPDIQTAKKIVNAYKPTLAKALAKDFNAILLGVTPYPAQILFCNEKIDSLSDLKGKKVRAGSWTTAEYLDGLGATGVTPPFSEIASALQRGVLDCAIGGGLSGYSSGWGNISKYLYPIPVGGWAYVLTAMNMETWNKFSKEEQEKLISSYNTNVIEPVWAKSDFESIEGVKCLTGQDCSYGKSYNMNLVQFKEKDIAISKKILEERVLPKWSQKVSSEVVNEWNNSVGKVVNLKAEKE
- a CDS encoding RidA family protein → MNKIEKRLKDLNIVLPKAKEGVGAYKSWAIFSDNIVCTSGQLPWENDVLAYTGKLGKDVDVETGYDCARLCTIHAIAQLKEATGGDLSKVKQIIRVEGNIQTTANFYNHAEVLNGASELLNDVFGDIGIHTRTAQGMSSSPLNSPTLIYLFAEIEK